The following proteins are co-located in the Methanobacterium aggregans genome:
- the fwdF gene encoding tungsten-dependent formylmethanofuran dehydrogenase subunit FwdF has protein sequence METTEMVEGRDISVERTGEEARKLLFKDELCASCGLCEKICPVSAIEVNPTGAMVRTEQESSRIDIDEDKCVLCGMCSCICPFDALDLEIEGKSIKTMEEYPQLIKSSDIDEDTCIYCKACETACPQEAITIARELPDRSKLVSGEIEIDKETCINCGVCEEMCPADAITLDYRLPTSDDPTISSDINVDKDKCVYCLVCKKACPVNAIKAACRICSYGEYDIKPEDAEIKGDSFIDEEACVNCGWCEDICPVDAATVTKPFEGKLEHDDETCQGCETCVMVCPCNALAFPQPAESGDKEAKLYMDEKYCIYCGACERSCPVSAIDVTRTKINSTPIRSKSWEKAFESVKN, from the coding sequence ATGGAGACAACAGAAATGGTGGAAGGTAGAGATATTTCTGTAGAAAGAACAGGCGAAGAAGCCAGAAAATTGCTTTTCAAAGATGAGCTATGTGCTTCATGTGGCTTGTGTGAAAAAATATGTCCAGTAAGTGCTATAGAGGTAAACCCAACAGGAGCCATGGTCAGAACAGAACAGGAATCCAGTAGGATAGACATAGATGAAGATAAATGTGTACTCTGTGGTATGTGCAGTTGCATCTGCCCATTCGATGCATTAGACCTTGAGATAGAGGGAAAATCTATAAAAACCATGGAAGAATATCCTCAGCTCATAAAATCATCAGATATTGATGAGGATACTTGTATTTACTGTAAGGCATGTGAAACTGCATGTCCACAGGAAGCAATAACCATTGCAAGGGAACTGCCAGACAGATCCAAACTTGTGAGTGGTGAAATTGAGATAGACAAGGAAACCTGCATAAACTGTGGTGTTTGTGAAGAGATGTGTCCTGCAGATGCCATAACATTAGATTATAGATTACCTACTTCTGATGACCCAACCATATCCTCAGACATCAACGTTGATAAAGATAAATGTGTTTACTGCCTTGTATGTAAAAAAGCATGCCCAGTTAACGCAATAAAAGCTGCCTGCAGAATATGTTCCTACGGAGAATACGATATCAAACCCGAAGATGCTGAAATCAAAGGAGACTCCTTCATAGATGAAGAAGCATGTGTGAACTGCGGATGGTGTGAAGACATCTGCCCAGTGGATGCTGCAACAGTTACCAAACCATTCGAGGGTAAACTTGAGCATGACGATGAAACATGCCAGGGATGTGAAACCTGTGTTATGGTGTGCCCATGTAACGCATTAGCATTCCCACAGCCTGCAGAATCTGGTGATAAAGAAGCAAAACTCTACATGGATGAGAAATACTGCATATACTGCGGTGCATGTGAAAGATCATGCCCAGTGAGTGCAATAGATGTCACAAGAACCAAGATCAACAGCACACCAATAAGATCAAAATCATGGGAAAAAGCCTTCGAATCAGTTAAAAACTGA
- the fwdD gene encoding tungsten-dependent formylmethanofuran dehydrogenase subunit FwdD, with protein sequence MRVILNTGRTVWQGQAIECGKDLPMFVNAAAICNINKDVLEELGIKHGDNVKIVSEYGDVIVKAVEAKEELPKGMVYVPMGPWANRVIRPNTDSTATPSFKNVPVDITPTEEPVLDMPTLMKVYGKISNY encoded by the coding sequence ATGAGGGTTATATTAAACACAGGCAGAACAGTATGGCAGGGACAGGCAATAGAGTGCGGTAAGGATCTCCCAATGTTTGTGAATGCAGCAGCCATATGTAACATAAACAAGGATGTCCTGGAAGAACTGGGAATTAAACATGGGGACAATGTAAAAATAGTTTCTGAATATGGTGATGTTATTGTCAAAGCTGTGGAAGCAAAAGAAGAACTTCCAAAGGGAATGGTGTACGTTCCAATGGGACCGTGGGCAAACAGAGTTATAAGACCTAACACGGACTCTACAGCAACACCTAGTTTCAAAAACGTCCCTGTTGATATCACACCTACAGAAGAACCTGTTCTTGACATGCCAACTCTCATGAAAGTATACGGGAAAATTTCAAATTACTAA
- a CDS encoding LysR family transcriptional regulator — MDYLPKLNLFINGHEFNYKFFETLECVSKTWSQREAAKRLGVSHAVLNRRIRDAEDKLGKRIVETTGAGSGLTDYGLEILQKYQEYMQRLQGREIPVICGGHISSGLMEVLSSEYGLESHVYRTQDESAIQLAQRDMVDILTFDDPVQAFMRDLDFTPVAYDHLVLVSGGGYTPKSMDDINGMSFVEVPGSSQRLAWNTLDENGVDYRVVELVKSPYEALKRVQKNEDLYTFLNSSFAGGSNVLENETKHIISLVNLNPENLVLKDFIEFVLDEGQQIIRDEGFEPL, encoded by the coding sequence ATGGATTACCTTCCGAAGCTGAACCTTTTCATAAATGGTCATGAATTCAACTACAAGTTCTTTGAAACCCTTGAATGTGTTTCAAAAACATGGTCCCAGCGTGAAGCTGCAAAGAGGCTTGGAGTGTCCCATGCAGTCCTGAACCGCAGGATAAGGGATGCCGAGGACAAACTAGGTAAGAGGATCGTTGAAACAACTGGTGCAGGTTCAGGGCTGACAGATTATGGACTTGAAATACTTCAAAAGTATCAGGAGTACATGCAGCGGCTTCAGGGACGTGAAATTCCAGTTATATGTGGGGGACATATTTCTTCAGGACTCATGGAAGTTCTTTCATCTGAATATGGCCTTGAAAGCCATGTTTACAGGACACAGGATGAAAGTGCCATCCAGCTTGCCCAAAGGGATATGGTGGATATTTTAACCTTCGACGACCCTGTTCAGGCATTCATGAGGGATCTGGACTTCACACCAGTTGCCTACGACCACCTTGTTCTTGTATCTGGTGGTGGCTATACTCCTAAAAGCATGGATGACATCAACGGCATGAGCTTCGTTGAGGTACCTGGTTCCTCCCAGCGTCTGGCATGGAACACCCTTGATGAGAATGGAGTGGATTACAGAGTAGTTGAACTGGTTAAATCCCCCTACGAAGCCCTGAAAAGGGTTCAGAAAAATGAAGATCTTTATACATTCCTTAACAGCAGTTTTGCAGGGGGTTCCAACGTCCTTGAGAACGAAACAAAACATATAATAAGCCTTGTGAATCTTAACCCTGAAAACCTTGTATTGAAAGATTTTATAGAATTCGTGCTTGATGAAGGTCAGCAGATAATTCGTGACGAAGGCTTTGAACCCCTTTGA
- the moaA gene encoding GTP 3',8-cyclase MoaA, whose product MKTTDRYQRPIISLRISITNRCNVRCFYCHHDGIVAESYEMSPDEIFRIAKIAKNIGVEKIRLSGGEPLVRKDIVEIVSKISSLDFRDISITTNGTLLGRYAAELVDAGLSRVNVSFDTLNPKTYRFITKRDYMENAREGIKKAVEAGLDPVKVNMVVMKGVNDHEIWDMFQFCRENGVILQLIELLKTENCEEAEFLEDYHYDMNPLEEELSRISHKVKKRRFMQDRKKYFIDDGEIEVVRPMDNTEFCKNCTRLRITPEGKIKPCLLRNDNLVDLIESMRRGSSDEELKNLFLNAINKREPYYAETCATKSS is encoded by the coding sequence ATGAAGACGACCGATAGATACCAGAGACCCATAATATCCCTGAGGATATCCATAACCAACCGCTGCAACGTCCGCTGCTTCTACTGCCACCACGATGGTATAGTTGCTGAAAGTTATGAAATGTCTCCAGATGAAATATTCAGGATAGCAAAGATTGCAAAGAACATTGGAGTTGAAAAAATAAGGCTTTCTGGCGGGGAACCCCTGGTAAGAAAGGATATAGTGGAGATCGTCTCGAAAATATCTTCACTGGACTTTAGAGACATTTCCATCACTACCAACGGAACCCTCCTTGGAAGGTACGCAGCTGAACTTGTTGATGCAGGGCTTAGCAGGGTTAATGTTAGCTTCGACACCCTGAACCCCAAAACCTACCGTTTCATAACCAAAAGGGATTACATGGAAAATGCCAGGGAGGGTATAAAGAAAGCTGTTGAAGCCGGCCTTGACCCTGTTAAGGTGAACATGGTGGTTATGAAGGGTGTTAACGACCATGAGATATGGGACATGTTCCAGTTCTGCAGGGAGAATGGAGTTATACTCCAACTCATCGAGCTTCTCAAGACTGAGAACTGTGAAGAAGCAGAGTTTTTAGAGGATTATCACTACGATATGAACCCCCTTGAAGAGGAGCTCAGTAGAATATCCCACAAGGTTAAGAAGAGACGTTTCATGCAGGACCGGAAGAAGTACTTCATAGATGATGGTGAAATTGAAGTTGTCAGGCCTATGGACAATACAGAGTTCTGCAAAAATTGTACAAGACTTAGAATAACCCCTGAAGGTAAGATTAAACCTTGTTTGCTTCGAAACGACAACCTCGTAGATCTTATAGAATCCATGCGCAGGGGCAGTTCTGATGAGGAACTTAAAAACCTCTTTTTAAATGCAATAAATAAGAGAGAACCATACTACGCTGAAACATGTGCCACAAAATCCAGTTGA
- the fwdC gene encoding tungsten-dependent formylmethanofuran dehydrogenase subunit FwdC, with the protein MSEIILTPKEQPMVPLEINNIIPDVLAGKSIDEIKNMGIWNGNGQVRLHEFFDVEGESAENPSEIKIIIDGDVHNTKRIGQGMTAGEIIVKGNANMYVGVEMKGGKITVEGNVGSWAGQNMVGGELTIMGNAEDYVGSAYRGDWRGMTGGIITVHGNVGSEIAEYMLGGKMVIKGDTAIEPGIHMNGGLLIIEGNVVARTGGEMKGGTIVVKGIVKEFLPGFQYLGVEKDIEIDGEFIEGAFYKFKGDLATKGSSGIVYVAVAGNSHIAPY; encoded by the coding sequence ATGAGTGAAATAATTCTAACACCTAAAGAACAGCCAATGGTACCTCTCGAAATAAACAACATAATTCCAGATGTTTTAGCAGGTAAAAGTATAGATGAAATCAAAAACATGGGAATATGGAACGGTAACGGTCAAGTAAGACTCCATGAGTTCTTTGATGTGGAAGGAGAATCAGCAGAAAATCCCTCTGAAATCAAGATCATAATCGATGGTGATGTTCACAACACCAAGAGGATCGGCCAGGGAATGACTGCTGGTGAAATAATCGTCAAAGGAAACGCCAACATGTACGTTGGTGTGGAAATGAAAGGCGGAAAAATCACAGTGGAAGGAAACGTTGGTTCATGGGCCGGACAGAACATGGTCGGCGGTGAATTAACCATAATGGGTAATGCAGAGGATTACGTTGGCTCAGCATACCGTGGTGACTGGAGGGGTATGACTGGAGGTATAATAACTGTTCATGGAAATGTGGGCAGTGAAATTGCAGAGTACATGCTCGGCGGTAAGATGGTAATCAAAGGAGATACTGCAATAGAACCAGGAATCCATATGAACGGCGGATTACTTATAATTGAGGGTAACGTCGTTGCAAGAACTGGTGGAGAAATGAAAGGCGGTACAATCGTTGTTAAAGGAATTGTCAAAGAATTCTTACCAGGATTCCAGTACCTTGGAGTCGAAAAAGACATAGAAATAGATGGAGAATTTATTGAAGGTGCTTTCTATAAATTTAAGGGTGATCTTGCAACTAAAGGATCAAGCGGAATTGTATACGTTGCAGTTGCAGGAAACAGCCATATAGCACCTTATTAA
- the fwdA gene encoding tungsten-dependent formylmethanofuran dehydrogenase subunit FwdA, with product MERIIKNGIVYDPLNNIDGEKMDICIKDGKVVDSVSEDADVIDASGKVVMPGGVDPHTHIAGPKVNVGRMFRPEDSKKDVETITNVKRAGSGFSVPSTFMTGYRYAQMGYTTAMEAAMPPLLSRHTHEEFIDTPILDHAAYPLFGNNWFVMQYLKDGDIDKCAAYASWLLKATKGYTIKIVNPAGTEAWGWGGNVHGINDPAPYFDITGAEIIRGLAEVNEKLGLPHAIHLHCNDLGHPGNYETTLKSFDIPKGIKANPKHGKRDAVLYATHVQFHSYGGTNWRDFISEAPRVADYVNKNDHVVIDVGQVTLDETTTMTADGPAEYDMHLINGLKWANCDVELETGSGIIPYLYSPKAPVPASQWAIGLELFLLINDPGKVCLTTDSPNGGPFTRYPRVMAWLMSNKYREDMIENHLHKWAQKKTSIATIDREYGFYEIAQVTRSTPATVLGLSDTKGHLGVGADADIAIYDFNPETQDQSADYVALEDALQSAAYVLKDGEIVVKDGKVVSIGEHGRTYWINSLYDGELEKEVESEVEKMFKKYYSVNFANYPVQEEYLPRSNPINGVIQ from the coding sequence TTGGAACGTATAATAAAAAATGGAATTGTTTATGATCCACTAAACAACATCGATGGAGAGAAGATGGACATCTGTATAAAAGATGGTAAAGTAGTGGACAGCGTAAGTGAAGATGCAGACGTAATAGATGCATCTGGAAAAGTAGTAATGCCTGGAGGTGTGGACCCACACACTCACATAGCAGGTCCAAAGGTTAACGTTGGAAGGATGTTCCGTCCAGAAGACAGTAAAAAAGACGTTGAAACCATAACAAATGTTAAAAGGGCAGGAAGTGGTTTTTCAGTTCCTTCAACATTCATGACAGGTTACAGGTACGCTCAGATGGGTTACACAACTGCAATGGAAGCAGCAATGCCTCCACTCCTTTCAAGACACACCCATGAGGAATTTATCGACACACCCATACTTGATCATGCAGCATACCCCCTGTTCGGTAACAACTGGTTCGTAATGCAGTACCTCAAAGATGGAGACATTGACAAATGTGCAGCATACGCATCCTGGCTTTTAAAGGCAACCAAAGGTTACACAATAAAGATAGTTAACCCTGCAGGAACAGAAGCATGGGGTTGGGGTGGAAATGTTCATGGAATAAATGATCCAGCACCCTACTTCGACATCACAGGAGCAGAAATCATAAGGGGTCTGGCTGAAGTCAACGAGAAACTCGGACTTCCACATGCAATACACCTTCACTGTAACGACCTTGGACACCCAGGAAACTATGAAACAACCTTAAAATCATTTGACATACCTAAGGGAATAAAAGCAAACCCAAAACATGGAAAAAGGGATGCAGTACTCTATGCAACCCACGTTCAGTTCCACAGCTACGGTGGTACCAACTGGAGGGACTTCATATCAGAAGCACCTAGGGTAGCAGACTATGTTAACAAGAACGATCACGTTGTTATAGATGTTGGACAGGTCACACTGGATGAAACAACAACCATGACTGCTGACGGTCCTGCAGAATATGATATGCACCTTATAAATGGACTTAAATGGGCTAACTGTGATGTGGAACTTGAAACAGGCTCTGGTATCATTCCTTACCTTTACTCACCAAAGGCACCAGTCCCAGCATCACAGTGGGCAATAGGACTTGAACTCTTCCTTCTCATAAACGATCCTGGAAAGGTATGTCTAACAACAGACAGTCCAAACGGTGGACCATTCACAAGGTATCCAAGGGTCATGGCATGGTTGATGAGCAACAAGTACAGGGAAGACATGATAGAAAACCATCTTCACAAATGGGCTCAGAAAAAAACCAGCATAGCCACAATTGATAGGGAATACGGCTTCTATGAAATAGCACAGGTAACAAGAAGCACACCAGCCACAGTTCTTGGTTTAAGCGACACCAAAGGACACCTGGGAGTTGGTGCAGATGCAGATATAGCAATATACGACTTCAACCCAGAAACACAGGACCAGTCTGCAGACTACGTGGCACTTGAAGACGCACTTCAGAGCGCTGCATACGTCCTTAAAGATGGTGAAATTGTAGTTAAAGATGGTAAAGTTGTTAGTATTGGTGAACACGGAAGAACCTACTGGATCAACTCTCTTTACGATGGGGAGTTAGAGAAAGAGGTAGAATCTGAAGTTGAGAAGATGTTCAAAAAGTACTACTCAGTCAACTTCGCGAACTACCCTGTCCAGGAAGAATATCTTCCAAGGTCCAATCCAATAAACGGGGTGATCCAATGA
- the fdhD gene encoding formate dehydrogenase accessory sulfurtransferase FdhD yields MSEMFRNVKAIRVGKETFELDEKIVNDEEIEIIVNELAFGRFSVSPTFLKEFALGYLAGEGLIDSIDSVKKIDIDKNTINIEIDLQDFDIRREMVMSSDCFGGWRGKIEFVDEVVSDYTISKDQILESFKKLREESKVWKETGGTHIAALVTEEEFITIEDVSRHVAIDKVMGAGLLKGLDFSRSFIVSSGRMPSDMVMKVARMGIPVLTSKAAPTASGFMAGEESGLTIVGFVRGGRFNIYTHPERISF; encoded by the coding sequence ATGTCTGAAATGTTTAGGAATGTCAAAGCCATAAGGGTTGGTAAAGAAACGTTCGAGCTGGACGAGAAGATAGTTAATGATGAAGAAATTGAAATCATCGTGAATGAACTTGCATTTGGAAGATTTTCTGTTAGTCCTACCTTTTTAAAGGAATTTGCTCTGGGATACCTGGCAGGGGAAGGATTGATCGATTCCATTGATAGCGTAAAAAAAATTGACATAGATAAAAACACCATAAACATTGAAATTGACCTTCAAGACTTTGATATTAGAAGGGAAATGGTAATGAGTTCTGATTGCTTTGGAGGATGGAGAGGTAAAATAGAATTCGTGGATGAAGTGGTTTCTGATTACACCATATCCAAGGATCAGATCTTAGAATCTTTCAAAAAACTGAGAGAAGAATCTAAGGTTTGGAAGGAAACAGGTGGTACACATATAGCAGCACTTGTAACAGAAGAAGAGTTCATAACAATAGAAGATGTAAGTCGACATGTGGCAATTGATAAAGTGATGGGTGCAGGATTGCTTAAAGGCCTTGATTTTTCAAGAAGCTTCATTGTTTCAAGTGGTAGAATGCCTTCTGACATGGTTATGAAAGTTGCAAGAATGGGAATCCCTGTACTAACATCAAAAGCAGCACCCACTGCTTCTGGTTTTATGGCAGGAGAAGAATCAGGGCTTACAATAGTTGGATTTGTAAGGGGTGGCAGGTTCAACATATACACCCACCCTGAAAGGATTTCCTTTTAA
- a CDS encoding 4Fe-4S binding protein — protein MPIGLVVYPELCHGCGNCVISCPVNALNSPEVAGGKGPTDDADLIMIVEDGEINLKHVNLCGKCGTCVETCPVNAIKLEKLEEAK, from the coding sequence ATGCCAATTGGACTAGTAGTATATCCAGAACTTTGTCATGGATGTGGAAACTGCGTTATCTCCTGTCCTGTCAATGCATTAAACAGTCCTGAAGTCGCTGGAGGAAAGGGACCTACAGATGATGCGGATCTGATAATGATAGTAGAGGATGGAGAGATAAACCTCAAACATGTAAATCTATGTGGAAAATGCGGTACATGTGTTGAAACATGTCCTGTAAACGCCATAAAACTTGAAAAACTGGAGGAAGCCAAATGA
- the hxlB gene encoding 6-phospho-3-hexuloisomerase, with amino-acid sequence MILNDAIDEIIDNVRVVSSELDEKTIMELMDVLTSSKDVFLLGQGRSGLVARAFAMRLMHLGISVYVVGETITPAITQDDCLLAISGSGETSYIISTAKIAKKRGAKLIAVTSYDDSTLGKMSDLIVHIQGRTKIDIEKNYIKRQINGKHLSLSPLGTLFEVSSLIFLDGLIAQLMDRMGKTESDLKERHTVLE; translated from the coding sequence ATGATTTTAAACGATGCAATAGATGAAATAATTGACAATGTACGGGTTGTTTCATCTGAACTTGATGAAAAAACTATAATGGAATTGATGGATGTACTAACCTCTTCAAAAGATGTTTTCCTCCTTGGACAGGGAAGATCAGGCCTGGTTGCCAGGGCATTTGCAATGCGCCTCATGCACCTTGGCATTAGTGTTTACGTTGTTGGGGAAACGATAACACCTGCTATAACTCAGGATGACTGTCTCCTTGCAATCTCAGGTTCTGGAGAAACCAGTTACATAATAAGCACAGCAAAGATAGCCAAAAAAAGAGGGGCAAAACTTATTGCAGTAACTTCATATGACGACTCAACCCTTGGAAAGATGTCAGATCTTATAGTACACATTCAGGGCAGGACAAAGATTGATATAGAAAAAAATTATATAAAAAGGCAGATTAACGGAAAACATCTCTCACTTTCGCCCCTTGGAACATTATTCGAGGTTTCAAGCTTAATATTCCTTGATGGATTGATAGCCCAGCTCATGGATAGAATGGGTAAAACAGAAAGTGACCTCAAGGAGAGGCACACTGTTCTGGAGTGA
- a CDS encoding 4Fe-4S dicluster domain-containing protein translates to MPKHIISGLKYLAAVELRKDGHSQREIAKELEMDRSTVSHYLNGRNISWNSIEVAEAITNLCPRDFLTMTYVLVKDKDKTRTLVKICSNKKYECSVRNSCIGCGLCVDSCMMNAVVLDDLKADINPEWCCGCLICGEMCPTKSIKIKEVDDNGDNRNGGR, encoded by the coding sequence ATGCCGAAACATATAATATCAGGTTTGAAATATTTAGCAGCAGTTGAGTTAAGAAAGGACGGACATAGTCAACGAGAAATTGCAAAAGAACTCGAAATGGATAGATCAACAGTTTCACACTATTTGAATGGTAGAAACATATCCTGGAATTCAATAGAAGTTGCAGAAGCAATAACAAATTTATGTCCAAGGGATTTTCTTACAATGACCTATGTTCTTGTTAAAGATAAGGATAAAACAAGAACCTTAGTGAAGATATGTTCAAATAAAAAATATGAATGTTCCGTGAGAAATTCATGCATTGGATGCGGCCTCTGTGTTGATTCATGCATGATGAATGCCGTTGTGTTGGATGATCTAAAGGCAGACATAAACCCTGAATGGTGCTGTGGATGTCTTATTTGTGGAGAAATGTGCCCCACTAAATCAATTAAGATTAAGGAGGTAGACGATAATGGAGACAACAGAAATGGTGGAAGGTAG
- a CDS encoding carboxymuconolactone decarboxylase family protein produces the protein MSDKNIKNTLPNNYENIQKRFEEYGEALNGLGIAVKQSGPLDEKTSQLVQLAASAAIRSEGAVHSHAKRALKAGASPEEVYQSLLLITSTIGFPNVAAAVSWVDDLLEDFL, from the coding sequence ATGTCTGATAAAAATATTAAAAACACACTACCAAATAACTATGAAAACATACAGAAAAGGTTTGAAGAGTATGGTGAAGCTTTGAATGGTCTTGGAATTGCAGTGAAGCAAAGCGGCCCCCTCGATGAGAAAACTTCACAGCTTGTGCAGCTTGCAGCATCTGCAGCCATAAGATCTGAAGGTGCTGTTCACAGCCATGCAAAAAGGGCTCTTAAAGCAGGTGCAAGTCCTGAAGAGGTTTATCAGTCTTTACTGCTCATTACAAGTACCATTGGATTTCCAAATGTTGCAGCTGCAGTTTCCTGGGTGGATGATCTCTTGGAAGATTTTTTATAA
- the mobB gene encoding molybdopterin-guanine dinucleotide biosynthesis protein B: MRIVGVAGTKNTGKTTLVTRIITELRERGFHVGTVKHAHGGLDVEGRDTWQHKKAGAELVVGTGNETLFNLNEGLELEEILNIMKYIKNLDFVVLEGFKHSPYVKIATSDFLTPEDDSSTILKTVDVMRLDDHDVVSLVDLIEERSFGIIQRLDCKKCGFESCQEFRTAKISGAAGANVQCVTDSSDVLLKVDDSFIPMNPFVKNLVKKVTLGMVESLRTEEFGAEDFKKIELMIKNEDDR; this comes from the coding sequence ATGAGGATCGTAGGAGTGGCTGGAACTAAGAATACAGGCAAAACAACCCTTGTTACCCGTATCATTACCGAACTCAGGGAAAGGGGTTTTCACGTGGGTACTGTGAAACATGCACATGGTGGACTGGATGTTGAAGGCAGGGACACTTGGCAGCACAAGAAGGCCGGAGCTGAGCTTGTGGTTGGAACTGGAAACGAAACTCTGTTCAACCTCAATGAAGGCCTGGAACTTGAAGAAATACTGAACATCATGAAGTACATAAAAAACCTTGATTTTGTAGTTTTAGAAGGTTTTAAACATTCACCGTATGTTAAAATAGCAACATCAGATTTTTTAACCCCTGAAGATGATTCATCCACCATACTAAAAACAGTTGATGTGATGAGATTAGATGACCATGACGTCGTATCTCTGGTTGATCTTATAGAGGAACGAAGTTTTGGAATCATACAAAGGCTTGACTGTAAGAAGTGCGGCTTTGAAAGCTGCCAGGAATTTAGAACTGCCAAGATCAGTGGGGCTGCAGGTGCCAATGTTCAATGTGTTACAGATTCATCTGATGTTCTCCTCAAAGTTGACGACTCCTTCATACCCATGAACCCCTTCGTGAAGAACCTGGTTAAAAAGGTAACCCTTGGAATGGTTGAATCCCTTCGAACAGAAGAATTTGGTGCTGAAGACTTCAAAAAGATTGAATTGATGATAAAAAATGAAGACGACCGATAG